In Blastocatellia bacterium, the DNA window GAGCATCATCTGGTGGGCGGGCATGGCATTGAGGTCTACGTGTTCGCCGATAGTGATGGTCGGGTGAGCCGTGAGTGGCTTCGGCGGCTGATTGAGGGGCTCGATGAGGAGGGGGTAGGAGCGACGACGGGCTTTCGGTGGTATCGCGTGGGAGAGAGTTTCTGGTCGCTTCTGCGGTCGTTGTGGAATGCTCTCAGTCTGACGGCGTTTGGACCTCATCGGAGGAACTTTGCTTGGGGTGGGTCAAGGGCGATTCGCCGGAGGGTGGCCGAGGCTATCGGACTCCGCGAGGCATGGCAGGGTGCCGTTTCAGACGATTACACCCTGACGGAAGCTGTCAGAGCATCGGGCTACTGGATCAAGTTTGTGCCCTCCTGTCTGGTGGTGAGTTCGGGGACATGTTCTTTTCGTGAGTTGATCGAGTTCACCAACCGACAGATCGCCATCACCAGGGTCTATGCGCCGAGGTTGTGGTGGATGGTGTTGCTGACGCACCTTCTATTCACGGTAGTTTTCCTGTCGGGGGTTTGGGGTGTTGTAGAACGGGTTGTGAGGGGGGGAAGTTTAAGCTGGCCGCTTATGGCGGTTGCGTTGATTTACCTTCCGGGTGTGATCAAGGGGGTCATTCGGGAGCGTGCTGTTGGTCTGATGCGGCCGGAACTGGTGGAGGAGTTGAGGCGGTTTCGCTGGGCGTACTGGTTGCTTCATCCTCTGGTGAGTTTGCTTTATGTTGTCAACGGGGTGGCATCGGCGGTCCGTCGAGAGATCACCTGGCGTGGGATTCGGTATCGCTTGGTTTCACGGAGGAGGACGGAGGTGATTGGGGGATGGGAAGAAGGGGGGAGAGCGCAAGGAGGGGAGGCGGCGGCAGGCTCGACACTGGCGGGGTTGGGGTGATATGGTTGGTCGCATGGGGGGGTGTGAGGACAATGAGGATGGTCTCGGGGAAATACTCTGGAGGGACCAAACGGCTCGTTCTGGTGGCCGGCACATCCCTTCTGGCTGTCCTGCCGTTGGTCATCCAGTGGGACGCGTCCTCTCCTCAAGACTCAAGCCTTCCCCGGTTGGCTCAGGTAAGCCCATTCCTCTATCGCTCTGGTCAACCATCGGAGGAAGGGTTCAAGAAGCTCGCCGCAATGGGCATTCGCACGGTCATTGATTTACGGGGGGCAGGAAAGCGGGCGCGGAAAGAGAGGGCGCTGGTCGAATCGCTGGGAATGCGCTATGAAAATGTTCCGCTCAGTAATCTCAGGCGTCCGACCGACGATCAGATCAGACGCATCTTTGAGGTCATCGCTGATCCAAAAGCTCGCCCGGTACTCGTTCACTGTCGTCGAGGGGAAGATCGCACCGGAGTTGTGGTCGCCCTCTATCGGATTCTCTATGAGGGCTGGGAAGCCGAGCACGCCTATCGGGAAATGCGGAGATTTGGGTTCAAGTGGTATCTCTGGGGCATGAAAGGCTACGTCTTTGATTTTGCCCGCCGCCTTCACGCCGCGCCGATACAAGGCGTGCCCTTTCGCGCTGCGAAACTTCCCGGTGGAGACTGAGTGATCCTTGGAGAAGTTCGCGGATGGGGCTTCTCCGGGAAAGAGTATCGGGTAGCGACGCGTTTCTCCTGACTTTCGTTTTCCTGTTGCTTTTCGGAGTCCGCCTCACTAACATTGCGCATGCCAGGGCGGAAAGGAAGCTACCGGTGAGCATACGGCAGAGCGGAAAACGAATTATCGCTCTCCTGCTGGTCGCTGTTCCAATAACGGTTGCGTTACAGACCGAGGCTCTGAATGTATCGAAGACGCAGCGTCCGGTGTACGGATGGGGCTTCACGAATCACCCTGATGGTGGGGGAGGGCCGGACGACTGGCAACGAGGGAAAGAAAAGGCACGAAAGCAACGAATTCTCTTCGTCCTTCGGTATGGTCTCAATCTGGGTGCGCTGTGGTTGATTTTCATTACTGGACTCTCGGCGCGACTCATGGATGTAACTGGAAGACTCACGTCTCGGCGCGGTGGACAACGGGTAGTTTATCTGGTGATTTTCTTTTCGCTCATAATGCTTCTGAACCTGCCGCTCGATCTTTATGCCAGCTACGGGATAGGTCGCGAGTACGGGCTCATCACGCAAACGCTCAGTCAGTGGCTGAGGGATTATGCGGTTGCGCAAGCGATCGCCCTGGTCATTTTCATCGGTGTGGTACTGGGTCTGTATCGGCTGTTCGGTCGGCGGCGGTGGTGGGCCTGGGCGACGCTGGTCTCCATTCCGGTGATCGTGTTTCTCATCTATATTGCTCCGGTTGTGCTTGCGCCATTATTCAATCGGTTCACACCGCTGCCGGAGAGTCCACTGAAGGGCGAGCTTCTCGCGTTCGCGCGGTCCGAGGGCGTCCCTGCTGAGGATGTGTTCGTGATGGACGCGAGCCGTCAGAGCCGGGCGGTGAATGCCTACGTTATCGGGATCGGTCCCACCAAACGCATCGTTCTTTACGACACGTTGCTTGAGAGGTTCACCCTTCAGGAGATCATGTTCGTTCTGGCGCATGAGATTGGCCATTATCGCTTTCACCACGTCTGGAAGTTTATCGCCGCCGGCGTCCTCGCGGTGCTTTGGGGCTGTCTCCTGGTGGAATTACTGGGTCGTCGTCTTCTCCGTCGCGCGACCGCGCGCGTTAGAGTGACCGACCTGGCGGACAGCGCGAGTCTGCCGCTCGTAGGCTTCGTCTTTCTGGTTGCCTGTGGAGTGGCTTTTCCCATCCTCAACACGTACTCTCGGCACCTGGAGCGGGAAGCGGATCGCTTTGCCATCAGCCGGATCCGCAATCCGGTCGCGGCCATCACCGCTTTCGAGAAGCTCGGTCGGCTCAACGTGAGCGAATATGAGGCGTCACCACTTGTGGAGATCATCTTCTATGATCATCCCACGCTGGCCAGGCGAATTCGCTTCGTCCGGGAATTTTCCGGCGGAGAATGAGCCTTTGTCGGGGACGGGAGCGATTTGTCGAGAGATGTTATGCAGCACATGTGTCGTATCCGGACGCGCGTAATTAATCCCGAGGTCGCCGTCGTTGAGGTGAGCGGGCGGCTCGATCCCGGATTTGAACGCGATGGCATCTACCGGGCCGTTGAGAAGCTTCTCGCTGAGGGATGGAGGACTATCCTGCTCGAATTGAGCCGGGTGACGCTTATCACCTCGCTTGGTGTCGGGAGTCTAATCAATGTTCTCCGCCTCGTCACGAGCCAGGATGGGGCGTTGAAGCTCGTGAATCCGTCGCTGAGTGTGCGGAAGATTCTGTCGGTGTCGAACCTGGACAGCATCTTTGAGGTGTATGTGACCGAGGATGAAGCGCTCGGGAGCTCCGTCAAGTCGCCGGATCCGGCGAAGTCAAAACCATCGCGACGGAAAAGAGAGACCCAGTAGGACGAGCTTATGGCTGACGGACTTCGCATGATCGTGATGGTCCCTCATCCGCCGAGGATTATCGAAGAGGTCGGCGACCGTCACAACGTCCAGTCAGCGACACTCTCGGTGCAGGCACTCAATCGTCTGGCGCTCCGCATCTGCGAGGCCGCCCCTGAAACGGTCATCATCCTGACTCCCCACGCCCCGATCTCCCGGGAGGCTTTCGGGGTGCATGTCGGCGATGTCCTCCGAGGGTCCTTTGCTCATTACGGCTGCTTCTCCCTCCGTTTCGAGTTCGAAAGTGATC includes these proteins:
- a CDS encoding M48 family metallopeptidase, which encodes MSIRQSGKRIIALLLVAVPITVALQTEALNVSKTQRPVYGWGFTNHPDGGGGPDDWQRGKEKARKQRILFVLRYGLNLGALWLIFITGLSARLMDVTGRLTSRRGGQRVVYLVIFFSLIMLLNLPLDLYASYGIGREYGLITQTLSQWLRDYAVAQAIALVIFIGVVLGLYRLFGRRRWWAWATLVSIPVIVFLIYIAPVVLAPLFNRFTPLPESPLKGELLAFARSEGVPAEDVFVMDASRQSRAVNAYVIGIGPTKRIVLYDTLLERFTLQEIMFVLAHEIGHYRFHHVWKFIAAGVLAVLWGCLLVELLGRRLLRRATARVRVTDLADSASLPLVGFVFLVACGVAFPILNTYSRHLEREADRFAISRIRNPVAAITAFEKLGRLNVSEYEASPLVEIIFYDHPTLARRIRFVREFSGGE
- a CDS encoding protein tyrosine phosphatase family protein; amino-acid sequence: MVSGKYSGGTKRLVLVAGTSLLAVLPLVIQWDASSPQDSSLPRLAQVSPFLYRSGQPSEEGFKKLAAMGIRTVIDLRGAGKRARKERALVESLGMRYENVPLSNLRRPTDDQIRRIFEVIADPKARPVLVHCRRGEDRTGVVVALYRILYEGWEAEHAYREMRRFGFKWYLWGMKGYVFDFARRLHAAPIQGVPFRAAKLPGGD
- a CDS encoding glycosyltransferase family 2 protein translates to EHHLVGGHGIEVYVFADSDGRVSREWLRRLIEGLDEEGVGATTGFRWYRVGESFWSLLRSLWNALSLTAFGPHRRNFAWGGSRAIRRRVAEAIGLREAWQGAVSDDYTLTEAVRASGYWIKFVPSCLVVSSGTCSFRELIEFTNRQIAITRVYAPRLWWMVLLTHLLFTVVFLSGVWGVVERVVRGGSLSWPLMAVALIYLPGVIKGVIRERAVGLMRPELVEELRRFRWAYWLLHPLVSLLYVVNGVASAVRREITWRGIRYRLVSRRRTEVIGGWEEGGRAQGGEAAAGSTLAGLG
- a CDS encoding STAS domain-containing protein; this encodes MCRIRTRVINPEVAVVEVSGRLDPGFERDGIYRAVEKLLAEGWRTILLELSRVTLITSLGVGSLINVLRLVTSQDGALKLVNPSLSVRKILSVSNLDSIFEVYVTEDEALGSSVKSPDPAKSKPSRRKRETQ